One Arcobacter sp. F155 DNA window includes the following coding sequences:
- a CDS encoding AlpA family transcriptional regulator codes for MITFNQRTTAKIIGVSDSTLENWRREGIGPNFKKIDSGRRGRVLYLKTDIALWLSQTIETL; via the coding sequence ATGATTACATTCAACCAAAGAACAACTGCAAAAATAATTGGAGTAAGCGATAGCACTTTAGAAAATTGGAGACGTGAAGGTATTGGTCCTAATTTCAAGAAAATTGATAGTGGTAGAAGAGGACGAGTATTATATTTAAAAACAGATATAGCTTTGTGGTTATCACAAACAATTGAGACTCTGTAA
- a CDS encoding type I secretion system permease/ATPase: protein MINQNDNIDFNSLKEYDKQNSLLDCLSIFCKMNGRPFSRESLISGLPIEKDRNTPILFSKRNSKALFSRAASKAGFKTRVMRSKLKDINSLLLPCILLIDNTPEDDRLEGCILLGFDDEFKNARITLPEAPDVETTISIEELEKSYFGFAILLKKELSFQENESALSSVKESHWLWGSVNIVRDVYRDVIIASLLINLFVLSTPLFTMNVYDRVIPNDAKDTLWLLAIGVVVIYGIDIVLKFLRSYFLETAAKKTDVIASSIIFEKVLDLKMSSLPNSVGSLANILKEFESIRGFLTSSTIALLIDIPFIFIFLIAIYFIGGVLVLVPISIIIIILIYTYYSKIKLANSIKESYDAGSDKNGVLIESLSSIETIKSLGATGYSQWRWEEATSKIADKSINTKMISSSITTVTSFLVQLNTVALVILGTYLISDNNLTMGGLIATIIISSRTISPMGQVSSLLSTFQHTKTTYEALNEIMNLPEEHPQGKKFVARPEYKGKIDFKNVTFTYPNSDKETLSDVSFSVEPGEKIGIIGKIGSGKTTVQKLLVSLYHPEEGSILIDNIDIKQLDPSELRKNIAYVSQDILLFNGTVKENIVYRTPHIDDDKILEAAEISGVLDFVNKHPKGFDMPVGERGSFLSGGQKQSIAIARSILLAYPIVLFDEPTSSMDSSTETKFINNIKKYQDDKTVILVTHKTSLLRLVDRIIVLEDGKIVLDGKKEDVIKKLSKA, encoded by the coding sequence ATGATAAATCAAAATGATAATATAGATTTTAATTCATTAAAAGAGTATGATAAACAAAACTCATTATTAGATTGTCTATCAATTTTTTGTAAAATGAATGGTAGACCTTTTTCTAGAGAATCTCTAATATCAGGGCTTCCTATTGAGAAAGATAGAAATACTCCTATTCTTTTTTCAAAAAGAAATTCAAAAGCACTTTTTTCAAGGGCTGCAAGTAAAGCTGGCTTTAAAACAAGAGTAATGAGAAGTAAACTAAAAGATATTAATTCTTTATTATTACCTTGTATTTTACTTATTGATAATACTCCTGAAGATGATAGATTAGAAGGGTGTATTCTTTTAGGTTTTGATGATGAGTTTAAAAATGCAAGAATCACGCTACCTGAAGCTCCAGATGTAGAGACTACAATCTCTATTGAAGAGTTAGAAAAAAGTTACTTTGGCTTTGCAATACTATTAAAAAAAGAGTTGTCTTTTCAAGAGAATGAATCCGCTTTATCAAGTGTAAAAGAGAGCCACTGGTTATGGGGAAGTGTGAATATTGTTAGAGATGTTTATAGAGATGTAATTATTGCTTCACTTTTAATAAACCTTTTTGTTCTTTCTACTCCACTATTTACTATGAATGTTTATGACAGAGTAATTCCAAATGATGCAAAAGATACTTTATGGTTACTTGCTATTGGTGTTGTTGTTATTTATGGAATAGATATTGTATTGAAGTTTTTAAGGTCTTACTTCTTAGAAACAGCTGCTAAGAAAACAGATGTAATTGCATCATCAATTATATTTGAGAAAGTTTTAGATTTAAAAATGTCTTCTTTACCAAACTCAGTTGGTTCTTTAGCAAATATCTTAAAAGAGTTTGAGAGTATTAGAGGATTTTTAACTTCATCCACTATTGCATTATTAATTGATATTCCTTTTATTTTTATTTTTTTAATAGCAATATATTTTATTGGGGGAGTATTAGTATTAGTTCCAATCTCAATTATTATAATAATACTTATTTATACTTACTACTCAAAAATTAAATTAGCAAATAGTATTAAAGAGTCATATGATGCTGGTTCAGATAAAAATGGTGTACTAATTGAAAGTTTGTCTTCTATTGAAACAATTAAATCTTTAGGAGCAACAGGTTATTCACAATGGAGATGGGAAGAAGCAACTTCAAAGATTGCAGATAAAAGTATTAATACTAAGATGATATCTTCTTCAATTACTACTGTAACATCATTTTTAGTACAACTAAATACAGTAGCTTTAGTAATTTTAGGTACATATTTGATTTCTGATAATAATCTTACAATGGGTGGACTTATTGCAACTATTATTATCTCTTCAAGAACTATTTCTCCAATGGGACAAGTATCTTCTTTATTGTCAACTTTCCAGCATACAAAAACTACTTACGAAGCATTAAATGAAATAATGAACTTACCAGAAGAACACCCTCAAGGGAAAAAATTTGTTGCTAGGCCTGAGTATAAAGGAAAAATTGACTTTAAAAATGTAACCTTTACTTATCCTAACTCAGATAAAGAGACTTTGAGTGATGTCTCTTTTAGCGTAGAACCAGGCGAAAAAATTGGAATAATTGGTAAAATAGGGTCTGGAAAAACTACAGTTCAAAAGTTACTTGTATCTTTATATCATCCAGAAGAAGGTTCTATTTTAATAGATAATATAGATATAAAACAATTAGATCCTTCAGAGCTTAGAAAAAATATAGCATATGTATCTCAAGATATTTTATTATTTAATGGTACCGTTAAAGAGAATATTGTTTATAGAACTCCTCATATTGATGATGACAAGATTTTAGAAGCGGCTGAAATAAGTGGTGTTTTAGATTTTGTTAATAAGCATCCAAAAGGTTTTGATATGCCAGTTGGGGAAAGGGGATCTTTCCTTTCAGGTGGGCAAAAACAAAGTATAGCAATTGCTAGGTCAATTTTATTAGCTTACCCAATTGTTTTATTTGATGAACCAACAAGTTCAATGGATAGTTCAACAGAAACTAAATTCATTAATAACATAAAAAAATATCAAGATGACAAAACTGTTATCCTTGTAACACATAAAACTTCTCTTTTAAGACTTGTAGATAGAATAATAGTACTAGAAGATGGAAAAATTGTCCTTGATGGTAAGAAAGAGGATGTTATAAAGAAACTTTCAAAAGCTTAA
- a CDS encoding TolC family protein has translation MTKKIILFLSLSVFSYSFTLSDGFKTALENDMEIKINENNIKNIKLDKEIANSLMKPSIDFSATVQSSKSTENSRTPDKEKSHTKTDEYKITVTQPIFDGFESSNEKQLQDYKYKSALYFYKESQNSLAFDYTQNYINVLKEKDLLTLGKEAIFISEKILKKVDRKLESGYGTQLEYNEAKVQLAESKVNYQTQKINFKDSIEGLKFYVQIEFDSNELIKPVFNHKLPKNLNEAIAKSFEENPSLKVSKLNLDAAKYEVQKTTKNFYPNLDFVSSYQINDTFHNSNIESNEYSVGLQLNYNLYNGGKDSLEKRKALQSVREKQFLIKKTENEIRNEIRLAWNSYKLNKEKNDALKEYLVVKKDVLDSTIKEFDLGLKSLNNLLTMHTEYIEVKQDYIRNTYDLMLSKYRILSSIGNLNEVLINEISIPKNEDELPDLFKNIEYSFDEVEYTENEIVLPVEDKIFEENAVLEESFKNKFLSADKNKYTINLALSFSEEDAKKFIEKNKLEEKAFFFSFRYKNPLQKIMMGVYNSKKEAYTEMNKLSKSLLSNKPRVEKIKIKQNLFKKYHFTEYTEITNKILLKKSEKEQTLSSKDNKKDIERI, from the coding sequence ATGACTAAAAAAATAATATTATTTCTTTCTTTGTCCGTTTTTTCTTATTCTTTTACTTTGAGTGATGGTTTTAAAACTGCATTAGAAAATGATATGGAAATAAAAATCAATGAAAACAATATAAAAAATATTAAACTAGATAAAGAGATAGCTAACTCTTTAATGAAACCTTCAATTGATTTTAGTGCAACAGTTCAGTCTTCTAAATCTACAGAAAATAGTAGAACTCCAGACAAAGAGAAGTCTCATACAAAAACAGATGAGTATAAAATCACTGTTACTCAGCCTATTTTTGATGGTTTTGAATCAAGTAATGAAAAACAATTACAAGATTATAAATATAAATCAGCATTATACTTTTATAAAGAGAGTCAAAATAGTTTAGCTTTTGACTATACTCAAAACTATATTAATGTTCTTAAAGAGAAAGATTTACTTACTTTAGGAAAAGAAGCAATATTTATTAGTGAGAAAATACTAAAGAAAGTAGATAGAAAGTTAGAAAGTGGATATGGTACACAGTTAGAATATAATGAGGCTAAAGTTCAACTAGCAGAAAGTAAAGTTAACTATCAAACTCAAAAAATAAACTTTAAAGACTCTATTGAAGGCTTAAAGTTTTATGTACAAATTGAATTTGATTCAAATGAATTAATTAAGCCAGTTTTTAATCACAAATTACCAAAAAATTTAAATGAAGCTATTGCTAAATCTTTTGAAGAAAACCCTTCATTAAAAGTTTCAAAACTTAATTTAGATGCAGCTAAGTATGAAGTTCAAAAAACAACAAAAAACTTTTATCCAAATTTAGATTTTGTAAGTTCATACCAAATAAATGATACTTTTCACAATAGTAATATAGAATCAAATGAGTATAGCGTAGGACTTCAGTTAAATTATAATCTTTATAATGGAGGAAAAGACTCTTTAGAGAAAAGAAAAGCACTTCAATCTGTAAGAGAAAAACAGTTCCTTATAAAGAAAACTGAAAATGAAATTAGAAATGAAATTAGATTAGCTTGGAATAGTTATAAGCTAAATAAAGAAAAAAATGATGCTTTAAAAGAGTATTTAGTTGTAAAAAAAGATGTTTTAGATTCAACAATAAAAGAGTTTGATCTTGGTTTAAAAAGTTTAAACAACTTATTAACAATGCATACTGAATATATTGAAGTTAAACAAGATTATATTCGAAATACTTATGACTTAATGCTATCAAAATATCGAATTCTATCAAGTATTGGAAATTTAAATGAAGTTTTAATTAATGAGATATCAATTCCAAAAAATGAAGATGAACTACCAGACTTATTTAAAAATATTGAGTATAGTTTTGATGAAGTTGAATATACAGAAAATGAGATTGTTCTTCCTGTAGAAGATAAAATATTTGAAGAAAATGCTGTATTAGAAGAGTCTTTTAAGAATAAGTTTTTAAGTGCAGATAAAAACAAATATACAATAAATTTAGCTCTTTCTTTTAGTGAAGAAGATGCTAAAAAGTTTATAGAAAAGAATAAACTAGAAGAAAAGGCTTTTTTCTTTAGTTTTAGATATAAAAATCCACTTCAGAAAATTATGATGGGAGTTTATAATTCAAAAAAAGAAGCATATACTGAAATGAATAAACTATCAAAAAGTTTATTGTCAAATAAACCAAGAGTTGAGAAAATAAAAATTAAACAGAATCTTTTTAAGAAGTATCACTTTACAGAATATACTGAGATAACAAATAAAATATTATTAAAAAAGAGTGAAAAAGAACAAACACTCTCTTCAAAAGATAACAAAAAAGATATAGAAAGAATTTAA
- a CDS encoding HlyD family type I secretion periplasmic adaptor subunit → MEQAQALDKDLKRSFTFQNRELLDNYVILAVTDTNGIIKHVSTNLCNVFKYKPSDLINKPYTFLIKKDSIINFENQFNETRKLKTNWKGEIKHAGFSDENIWTDTIITPLFNDEGENVGFILASSDITKEKKLKRLNEDNLLKKKYDKTVLDFMPSLSSAVLLRTSSGLHKVLWLITFTVLFLLTWSYFSEIDDIVRTNGKVITTTNKQTISSLEGGTLKEIFVKEGDNVNKDKVLFKLSDLKYQSEFDKNLSNKMSLLAKIERLKAQSQNKNIVENMDVVKFDKDIMRNEIELFNINKKRLEASINILKEQLQQRRNDLNDAYKNLEITEENYELIQNEMSIKIPLVKERVISKVELLDLQRKENDIKSEIKKIRGSIPTLKSSINEIQKSIEETTETYYSSAKDELILAKNDLSQVSQELDFLKEKLVETSIKAPNSGVINKINIKTRGEAISSGAVIAEIIPNTKHLLAEVKIDPADIGFLYVGQKVRLKLRAYDFSLYGAVDGEISYISADTLKDPEDKEKESYIIHIKSETKYVNDNKRLEIKPGMTVDADIIKGKKSILEYILKPIVRSLDI, encoded by the coding sequence GTGGAACAAGCGCAAGCATTAGATAAAGATCTAAAACGTAGTTTTACCTTTCAAAATAGAGAGCTTCTTGATAATTATGTGATTCTTGCAGTAACTGACACTAATGGAATAATAAAACACGTAAGTACTAACTTATGTAATGTTTTTAAATATAAGCCTTCTGATTTAATTAATAAACCCTATACTTTTTTAATTAAGAAAGATTCTATAATAAATTTTGAAAATCAATTCAATGAAACAAGAAAACTAAAAACTAATTGGAAAGGTGAAATTAAACATGCAGGTTTCTCTGATGAAAACATTTGGACAGATACAATTATTACACCTTTATTTAACGATGAGGGAGAAAATGTAGGTTTCATTCTTGCTAGTTCTGATATAACAAAAGAAAAGAAACTTAAAAGATTAAATGAAGACAATCTATTAAAGAAAAAATATGATAAAACAGTTTTAGACTTCATGCCATCATTATCTTCAGCAGTACTTCTTAGAACATCAAGTGGTTTACATAAAGTTCTTTGGTTAATTACATTCACAGTTCTTTTCTTGCTGACTTGGTCATACTTCTCTGAGATAGATGATATTGTAAGAACAAATGGAAAAGTTATAACTACGACAAATAAACAGACTATTTCATCTTTAGAAGGTGGTACACTAAAAGAGATATTTGTAAAAGAAGGTGATAACGTTAATAAAGATAAAGTTTTATTTAAACTCTCTGATTTAAAATATCAAAGTGAGTTTGATAAAAATTTAAGTAACAAGATGTCTCTACTTGCAAAAATAGAAAGACTAAAAGCACAATCTCAAAATAAGAATATCGTAGAAAATATGGATGTAGTAAAATTTGATAAAGATATTATGAGAAATGAGATTGAACTTTTCAATATAAATAAAAAAAGACTTGAAGCTTCTATAAATATCTTAAAAGAGCAATTACAACAAAGAAGAAATGACTTAAATGATGCATATAAAAATCTTGAAATAACTGAAGAAAACTACGAACTAATACAAAATGAAATGAGTATAAAAATACCTTTAGTTAAAGAAAGAGTTATCTCAAAAGTAGAACTACTTGATTTACAAAGAAAAGAGAATGATATAAAATCAGAAATAAAAAAGATTAGAGGTTCTATCCCTACTTTGAAGTCGTCTATAAATGAGATTCAAAAAAGTATTGAAGAAACAACAGAAACTTATTATTCTTCGGCTAAAGATGAGTTAATTTTGGCTAAAAATGACCTAAGCCAAGTAAGTCAAGAGTTAGATTTCTTAAAAGAGAAACTAGTAGAAACAAGTATTAAAGCACCAAATAGTGGTGTTATTAATAAAATTAATATAAAAACAAGAGGTGAAGCTATATCTTCTGGTGCCGTAATTGCTGAGATTATTCCAAATACAAAACATCTATTAGCTGAAGTAAAAATTGACCCAGCTGATATTGGCTTTTTATATGTAGGACAAAAGGTTAGACTTAAACTTAGAGCATATGACTTCTCTTTATATGGAGCAGTTGATGGTGAGATTTCTTATATCTCTGCAGATACATTGAAAGATCCAGAAGATAAAGAAAAAGAGTCATATATTATTCATATAAAATCAGAAACAAAATATGTGAATGATAATAAAAGACTTGAAATAAAACCAGGAATGACAGTTGATGCTGATATCATTAAAGGTAAAAAATCAATCTTAGAATATATATTAAAACCTATTGTAAGAAGTTTAGACATATGA
- a CDS encoding LuxR C-terminal-related transcriptional regulator, protein MSTLVLFSDKDFLIKEINKSSTFNEIKIIKDKSELYDLDAISNLVFIYHLNTYEDYHEILEIVKELSISSRFIALRDNTNNIEGCSLLKQGFKAYAHSLSNILILEDIIKTVLNDNIWVYPELMQFLISSIPLKESKKDALLKQITVKELEVLELVSQGLSNSEISKTLDLAEVTIKKYVSSLLKKLHKKDRLSLALYFKNNY, encoded by the coding sequence ATGAGTACTTTAGTTTTATTCTCAGATAAAGATTTCTTAATAAAAGAGATTAATAAATCTTCAACTTTTAATGAAATCAAAATTATTAAAGACAAAAGTGAGTTATATGATTTAGATGCTATTAGTAATTTAGTATTCATATATCATCTAAATACATATGAAGACTATCATGAAATTTTAGAGATAGTAAAAGAGCTTTCAATATCTAGTAGATTTATTGCACTTAGAGACAATACTAACAATATTGAAGGATGTAGTCTTTTAAAGCAAGGATTTAAAGCCTATGCTCATTCACTATCAAATATCTTGATTTTAGAAGATATAATAAAAACTGTTCTTAATGACAATATTTGGGTATATCCAGAACTTATGCAATTTTTAATCTCTTCAATACCGTTAAAAGAGTCTAAAAAGGATGCACTATTAAAACAAATCACAGTAAAAGAACTTGAAGTTTTAGAGCTTGTATCTCAAGGTTTAAGCAATAGTGAAATATCAAAAACTCTTGATTTAGCAGAGGTTACAATTAAAAAGTATGTTAGTTCTCTTTTAAAGAAATTACATAAAAAAGATAGATTATCTTTAGCTTTATACTTTAAAAACAACTATTAA
- a CDS encoding Sua5 YciO YrdC YwlC family protein has product MDTNLIYLVQTDTTVGFSSGNDEKLATVKRRPKSQKILQTLDSFTTLKKFTRVPKNHRKRVRNSKKSTFIYPNMNSYRVVDRNDKFYSFIKKFKAHYSTSANHTKKSFEKDFALANSDVIVSSKEGFSEKVSSSIYLLKKSKIKKIR; this is encoded by the coding sequence ATGGATACTAATTTAATATATTTAGTACAAACTGACACTACAGTAGGTTTTTCATCCGGAAATGATGAAAAACTTGCTACTGTAAAAAGAAGACCAAAATCACAAAAAATACTACAAACACTTGACTCTTTTACTACTTTAAAAAAGTTTACAAGAGTTCCTAAAAATCATAGAAAAAGAGTTAGAAACTCTAAAAAATCTACTTTTATTTATCCTAATATGAATTCATATAGAGTTGTTGATAGAAATGATAAGTTTTACTCTTTTATTAAGAAGTTTAAAGCTCATTATTCTACATCTGCAAATCACACAAAAAAGAGTTTTGAAAAGGATTTTGCATTAGCAAATAGTGATGTAATAGTTTCCTCAAAAGAAGGCTTTAGTGAAAAAGTATCTTCTTCTATTTATCTTTTAAAGAAAAGTAAAATAAAGAAAATAAGATAA
- the carB gene encoding carbamoyl-phosphate synthase large subunit: MPKREDIKSILLIGSGPIIIGQACEFDYSGTQATKTLKELGYRVVLINSNPATIMTDPEFADKTYIEPITEEVVAKIIEKENIDAILPTMGGQTALNVATTMYEKGMLEGVKFLGAHPDAIKKGEDRHLFNEAMIKIGMDLPKSANAYSVEEAIKVAKEIGFPVISRASFTLAGGGSGVAYNMEEFKALAEAGIEASPINEIEIMESMLGWKEYEMEVIRDKKDNCIIVCSIENLDPMGVHTGDSTTIAPALTLTDKEYQDMRNASFAILREIGVDTGGSNVQFSICPKTGRMIVIEMNPRVSRSSALASKATGYPIAKVATLLAVGFTLDEITNDITGTAASFEPVIDYVVTKIPRFTFEKFPKANSTLTTGMKSVGEVMAIGRTFNESIQKALCSMETGIHGFDPICDDLEKIKAEIRRPNADRLRYLMDGYRQGLTNEELFELCNIDPWFLSKFREIYNIETSMSQAILTNEEAMREAKTNGFSDKMIGLLIGKSEEEVYLARKALDIDFEYNEVDTCAAEFKALTPYLYSTTNITKLPKVEKTSDEKKVLIIGGGPNRIGQGIEFDYCCVHASFALNEIGVKTIMYNCNPETVSTDYDTSDILYFEPIDFEHVRSVIEQEKPDGIIVHFGGQTPLKLANAITEAGGKIIGTTAEVIDLAEDREKFSTFVEKVGLLQPDNGTAVLVEEAIEIAERIGYPVLVRPSFVLGGRGMRIVYSTEELKQYMDEAVSVSNDAPVLIDKFLDRAIELDVDCICDGKEVYIGGIMQHIEEAGVHSGDSACSLPPVSIPEELIKELEEKTKAMALGLGVVGLMNTQYAIHKGKIFLIEVNPRASRTVPFVSKATGMPLAKVATRVMWGESLRSALDTYNSEIVYEDNGVLKPILKGHIAVKEAVFPFNKLSGSDPILTPEMKSTGEVMGIADNFGEAYAKAQSAAKNGLPTEGKVFISLCDLDKEFAPKIAQGLVDNGFTVVATGGTHKAITEAGIECEKVLKISEGRPNITDAITNGEIALAFNTSDGKESSKSDGQDIRRAVLKENVPYGTTAATALACIEAMKALRKKDGLGIKSIQEFLND, from the coding sequence ATGCCAAAAAGAGAAGATATTAAATCTATTTTACTTATAGGTTCTGGACCTATTATTATTGGACAAGCGTGTGAGTTTGATTACTCAGGAACTCAAGCTACGAAAACGTTGAAAGAATTAGGATATAGAGTTGTACTGATTAACTCAAACCCAGCCACAATTATGACTGATCCTGAATTCGCTGATAAAACATACATTGAACCTATTACAGAAGAAGTTGTTGCAAAGATAATTGAAAAAGAGAATATTGATGCTATTTTACCAACTATGGGTGGTCAAACTGCATTAAACGTAGCAACTACTATGTATGAGAAAGGTATGTTAGAGGGAGTAAAATTCCTTGGAGCTCATCCAGATGCAATTAAAAAAGGTGAAGATAGACACTTGTTCAACGAAGCAATGATTAAAATTGGTATGGATTTACCAAAATCAGCAAATGCATATTCTGTTGAAGAGGCTATCAAAGTTGCAAAAGAGATTGGATTCCCAGTTATTTCAAGGGCTTCATTTACTCTTGCAGGTGGTGGTTCAGGTGTTGCTTATAACATGGAAGAGTTTAAAGCTCTTGCTGAAGCTGGTATTGAAGCATCTCCAATCAATGAGATTGAGATTATGGAATCAATGCTTGGTTGGAAAGAGTACGAAATGGAAGTTATCAGAGACAAAAAAGATAACTGTATTATCGTATGTTCTATTGAGAACTTAGACCCAATGGGTGTACATACAGGTGACTCAACTACTATTGCTCCTGCGTTAACTCTTACAGATAAAGAGTACCAAGATATGAGAAATGCATCTTTTGCAATTCTTAGAGAAATCGGTGTAGATACAGGTGGTTCAAACGTTCAGTTCTCAATTTGTCCAAAAACTGGAAGAATGATTGTTATTGAGATGAACCCAAGAGTTTCAAGATCTTCTGCACTTGCTTCTAAAGCTACTGGTTATCCTATTGCTAAAGTTGCAACACTACTTGCAGTTGGATTTACTCTTGATGAAATTACAAATGACATTACAGGAACTGCTGCATCATTTGAACCAGTTATTGATTATGTTGTTACAAAGATTCCAAGATTTACTTTTGAAAAATTCCCTAAAGCTAACTCAACACTTACAACTGGTATGAAATCAGTTGGTGAAGTTATGGCTATTGGTAGAACATTTAATGAATCTATTCAAAAAGCACTTTGTTCTATGGAGACTGGAATCCACGGATTCGACCCAATTTGTGATGATTTAGAAAAAATCAAAGCAGAAATTAGAAGACCAAACGCAGATAGATTAAGATACTTAATGGACGGATATAGACAAGGTCTTACAAATGAAGAACTTTTTGAGCTATGTAATATCGACCCATGGTTCTTATCTAAATTTAGAGAAATCTATAATATTGAAACTTCAATGAGCCAAGCTATTTTAACAAATGAAGAGGCTATGAGAGAAGCAAAAACAAATGGATTCTCTGACAAGATGATTGGACTTCTAATTGGAAAATCAGAAGAAGAAGTTTATCTTGCAAGAAAAGCTTTAGATATCGATTTTGAATACAATGAAGTAGATACTTGTGCTGCAGAGTTTAAAGCATTAACTCCGTACCTTTACTCAACTACAAATATCACAAAACTACCAAAAGTAGAAAAAACTTCTGATGAGAAGAAGGTTTTAATTATTGGTGGTGGACCAAACAGAATTGGTCAAGGTATTGAGTTTGATTATTGTTGTGTTCATGCATCATTTGCATTAAATGAAATTGGTGTAAAAACTATCATGTATAACTGTAACCCAGAAACTGTATCAACTGACTATGATACTTCTGATATTTTATACTTTGAACCAATTGACTTTGAACATGTAAGATCTGTAATTGAACAAGAAAAGCCAGATGGTATTATCGTACACTTTGGTGGACAAACTCCATTAAAACTTGCAAATGCTATTACTGAAGCTGGTGGAAAAATCATTGGTACAACTGCTGAAGTTATTGACTTAGCAGAAGATAGAGAAAAGTTCTCAACTTTTGTTGAAAAAGTAGGGTTATTACAACCAGATAATGGAACTGCTGTATTAGTTGAAGAAGCAATTGAGATTGCTGAAAGAATTGGATATCCAGTACTTGTTAGACCATCATTTGTACTTGGTGGTAGAGGTATGAGAATTGTTTACTCTACTGAAGAGTTAAAACAATATATGGATGAAGCAGTTTCAGTATCAAATGATGCCCCAGTACTTATTGACAAATTCTTAGACCGTGCAATTGAGCTAGATGTTGATTGTATTTGTGATGGAAAAGAAGTATATATTGGTGGAATCATGCAACACATCGAAGAAGCAGGTGTTCACTCTGGAGATTCAGCTTGTTCATTACCTCCTGTTTCAATTCCAGAAGAGCTAATCAAAGAATTAGAAGAGAAAACAAAAGCTATGGCACTAGGACTTGGTGTTGTAGGTCTTATGAATACACAATATGCTATTCATAAAGGTAAAATTTTCTTAATCGAAGTTAACCCAAGAGCATCTAGAACAGTTCCATTTGTATCTAAAGCTACTGGTATGCCTTTAGCAAAAGTTGCTACAAGAGTTATGTGGGGTGAATCTTTAAGATCTGCACTTGATACTTATAATTCTGAGATTGTTTATGAAGATAATGGTGTATTAAAACCAATCTTAAAAGGTCATATTGCAGTTAAAGAAGCAGTATTCCCATTCAATAAACTATCTGGTTCTGACCCAATCTTAACACCTGAGATGAAATCAACTGGTGAAGTTATGGGTATTGCTGATAACTTTGGTGAAGCATATGCAAAAGCACAAAGTGCAGCTAAAAATGGACTTCCAACAGAAGGTAAAGTATTTATCTCTTTATGTGATTTGGATAAAGAGTTTGCACCTAAAATTGCACAAGGACTAGTTGACAATGGATTTACAGTAGTTGCAACTGGTGGAACACACAAAGCTATCACAGAAGCTGGAATTGAGTGTGAAAAAGTACTTAAGATTTCAGAAGGAAGACCAAATATTACAGATGCTATTACAAATGGTGAAATTGCACTAGCATTTAATACAAGTGATGGTAAAGAGTCATCAAAATCTGATGGTCAAGATATCAGAAGAGCAGTTCTAAAAGAGAATGTTCCATATGGTACAACAGCAGCAACAGCACTTGCTTGTATTGAAGCCATGAAAGCTTTAAGAAAGAAAGATGGATTAGGTATTAAATCTATCCAAGAATTTTTAAATGACTAA
- a CDS encoding ThiF family adenylyltransferase: MSEIHEYFNRQIKLWGEEVQDSLQDKKVAIIGSGGLGCTLGIALGASGIGEFALVDFDEVGVHNIHRQIGFKVGDDGKYKAEVLKELMESRCPYTKATAYVESFDEFAKRDLEFDLIIDATDNLPSRAAINKYCIEKKQPWIYGTVEEFHGQVCFFEEASYEAVFKINDRKPNGIACPIVMHIGSLQANLAIRYLTGFPVQKDVLYYLSFDENGVLQNQKFNLPKN, from the coding sequence ATGAGTGAGATTCATGAATATTTTAACAGACAAATAAAACTTTGGGGTGAAGAGGTACAAGATTCACTACAAGATAAAAAAGTAGCTATCATCGGAAGTGGTGGTTTAGGTTGTACTTTAGGTATTGCTCTTGGAGCTTCAGGAATTGGAGAGTTTGCTCTTGTAGATTTCGATGAGGTTGGAGTTCACAATATTCACAGACAAATTGGATTTAAAGTTGGTGATGATGGGAAATACAAAGCTGAGGTTCTAAAAGAGCTTATGGAATCAAGATGTCCATATACTAAAGCAACTGCATATGTAGAGAGTTTTGATGAGTTTGCAAAAAGAGATTTAGAGTTTGACTTAATCATTGATGCAACTGATAACTTACCTAGTCGTGCAGCTATAAATAAATATTGTATAGAAAAAAAACAACCTTGGATTTATGGTACAGTTGAAGAGTTCCATGGACAAGTATGTTTCTTCGAAGAAGCATCATATGAAGCAGTATTTAAAATAAATGATAGAAAGCCAAATGGAATTGCTTGTCCAATTGTTATGCATATTGGTTCACTTCAAGCAAATTTAGCAATTAGATATTTAACAGGATTCCCTGTACAAAAAGATGTATTATACTATTTATCATTTGATGAAAATGGTGTTTTACAAAACCAAAAATTCAATCTTCCTAAAAACTAA